A region of the Oculatellaceae cyanobacterium genome:
TATCAATTTCCGATGATGCTATTGAACATTTAAAATATCCCCAAGCAAGTTTAGCTGTTTCCATTCCAGTACGCATGGATGACGGTTCTTTAAAAGTATTTCAAGGCTATCGGGTGCGCTACGACAATACCAGAGGGCCAACCAAAGGAGGAATAAGATATCATCCCAATGTTTCAATGGATGAAGTGCAATCATTAGCATTTTGGATGACATTTAAATGTGCCGTTTTAAACTTACCTTTTGGTGGTGCGAAAGGTGGAATTACTCTTAATCCCAAAGCATTATCGCGGATGGAATTAGAGAGATTAAGTAGGGGATATATAAATGCGATCGCAGATTTTATCGGCCCTGATATTGATATCCCTGCACCTGACGTTTATACCAACCCAATGATTATGGGTTGGATGATGGATCAATACAGCATTATTCAGCGAAAAATTACTCCCGCCGTTGTCACAGGTAAACCCATTTCAATGGGAGGTAGTTTAGGCAGAGACACCGCAACAGCAACCGGAGCATTTTTTGTCATCGAAAGGATTATGTCTAAACTAGATAGACATCCTCAAGAAACAACAGTAGCCGTGCAAGGTTTTGGTAATGCTGGATCTGTGATTGCAGATTTACTATCAAAAGCTGGTTATAAAGTCGTTGCCGTAAGTGATTCTCAAGGCGCTATCTATGCCAAAAAAGGCTTAGATATTCCCAGCATTCGCCAATATAAATTATCTAGTAAAGGCATGAAAGCCGTTTACTGCCAAGACACAGTTTGTAACATTGTTGAGCATGAATCACTTACTAACGAAGAACTTTTAGCTTTAGATGTAGACATTCTTGTGCCAGCAGCATTAGAAAACCAAATTACTGAAACTAATGTCCATAATATTAAAGCCAAGTACATTTTTGAAGTAGCTAACGGGCCAATCTCTTTTGCTGCTGACGAAATCTTAGCAGAAAAACAAGTTTTAGTTGTACCTGATATATTAGCGAATGCAGGTGGTGTTACAGTTAGCTATTTTGAATGGGTACAAAATCGCAGTGGACTTTATTGGACAATAGATGAAGTCAATCAAAAATTGCAACAAAAAATGGTAGAAGAAACTGAGCATATTTGGAAAATTACTCAGGACTTATCTGTTTCCATGCGAACAGCAGCATATATTCATGCCTTAAATAGGCTGGGAGAAGCCATCAATTCCAAGGGTACTAGAGACTATTACCTCAACGGTAAAAACTATTATTAATTAGATTTGACTTCAAATCTTCCTCTCCTCGTTTTCACCTGCGCGTAGCACATAACAGGGAGGGGTTTACATTAAAATGTAGAGATGTTGTATACAACGTCTCTACAATAGTTTTAGGTAACGCACGTTAAATTTAGTGTCGATATCTATTTAATTTTGGTAAGGGCGGGTTTAATATAGATTTTTGTAGGAGACAAAGATGTAGGTGAACCCGCCCCTACAGCAACGGTATTGAATTATATAAAATTTTGATGAAAATAACCTTTAACCAACCCACCTTGATGCTTAAAGCTTTTAATTCAAGCAAATTAATTATATTTAGAGTAATTTTAGCTTTGCTGATTGGGATACCAATCAATACTCAATCATCACTAGCAAAAACAGTTGAACAACCTCCAATAGCTACAAAACATCAAAAATTATTAACACAATTGCTAGGAAAATGGCAAGCACAAGATCCCGCATCCGGTAAAATAGTAACGCTGGTTTTTACACCAAAAAATCAATTATTTATTGTTTTACAGCAAGAAAATCAAGCTTCTACAGCTATTAAGATGGGTTACAAAATTAATTTTACAACTAAACCCATGCAAATAGATATTATTATTGATAACGAGCAAAAAGTTACGACAATTTTTGAATTAACTCAAGGAAAGCTACATCTAGAATTAGAGGGAACCACCCCTGGACAAACTAGACCTACGGCTTTTAGTGCTAAATCTAGCTTCTTCGCAAAAATATCCAATGAAACAACATTACCTAAAGATGTTCAAGTAGTAGAACCTGATGCTCAAGCAAATAAATCTAGACGAAGTATAGCAGAACAATACCTTGATATATTAAACAAAGCACAGCAAGCTTATTACATCAAAACCGGAAAATTTGCCGCAGACTTAGATGAACTTGGTATTATAACTAACTCAGAGACTGAGTTTTACCGCTATCGCATTATCCCTGATGGCGATCTTAATAAGAGTGTTAGCATAACGGCTCAAGCAAAAACTACTGAATTTCAAAGTTATACTAGCGTTGTATTTGCAAAACAAAATAATGGTAAAACTACTACAAGTGCAGGCATTTGTATAACTACTAAGCCTTCTACATTACCGCCGACAATCTTAAGACCTTTTGAATTATCAGAAATTCAATGCCCAGTAGGTTCACATTTAGTACGCTAAATATTATTAACTATAGATAGATCGCTAACTCATTTTAAAAATTTTACTGACAAACAACTGGCTGTTGCCAAGAATTATTGGGTTTAACAGAGGGCGCTTGTGCCGTTAAAATAATATTACCTTTTTGGTTAACTATCCACCCTTGAGCTTCCACAAGTTGGGGTGGCAGTTTTGTTGTTAGCTGCGGGGTATTAGTTGGTTTAGGCAAACTTACATCGGTTATCTGAGTGCCTAAATCTGCTAATACTGTATCACCATTAAGAATAATGATAGGGTTTTGTGGCAAACCACCTCGACCTGTCACAACAAATTTATTTTCTTTTTCCGCCGTACAACCTTGCTCAATCAAA
Encoded here:
- a CDS encoding Glu/Leu/Phe/Val dehydrogenase translates to MSKSLLSDASQILEKALKYVSISDDAIEHLKYPQASLAVSIPVRMDDGSLKVFQGYRVRYDNTRGPTKGGIRYHPNVSMDEVQSLAFWMTFKCAVLNLPFGGAKGGITLNPKALSRMELERLSRGYINAIADFIGPDIDIPAPDVYTNPMIMGWMMDQYSIIQRKITPAVVTGKPISMGGSLGRDTATATGAFFVIERIMSKLDRHPQETTVAVQGFGNAGSVIADLLSKAGYKVVAVSDSQGAIYAKKGLDIPSIRQYKLSSKGMKAVYCQDTVCNIVEHESLTNEELLALDVDILVPAALENQITETNVHNIKAKYIFEVANGPISFAADEILAEKQVLVVPDILANAGGVTVSYFEWVQNRSGLYWTIDEVNQKLQQKMVEETEHIWKITQDLSVSMRTAAYIHALNRLGEAINSKGTRDYYLNGKNYY
- a CDS encoding type IV pilin-like G/H family protein; the encoded protein is MKITFNQPTLMLKAFNSSKLIIFRVILALLIGIPINTQSSLAKTVEQPPIATKHQKLLTQLLGKWQAQDPASGKIVTLVFTPKNQLFIVLQQENQASTAIKMGYKINFTTKPMQIDIIIDNEQKVTTIFELTQGKLHLELEGTTPGQTRPTAFSAKSSFFAKISNETTLPKDVQVVEPDAQANKSRRSIAEQYLDILNKAQQAYYIKTGKFAADLDELGIITNSETEFYRYRIIPDGDLNKSVSITAQAKTTEFQSYTSVVFAKQNNGKTTTSAGICITTKPSTLPPTILRPFELSEIQCPVGSHLVR